DNA from Clostridia bacterium:
TTTCAAGCCTCCGCTTTCGGCTTTACGCTTTTTTACATTTCATTCACAGGTCTTTTCTTAAGCGACCCGCAGCAGGACGGTTTATCCCAAAGCCGCTTAATTTCGTGCCGCGTAATACTGAGCCTCGCCGGGAAAATCACCGGCCATTTCACCGATCTCAAATTTGGGAAGCAGCAATACTTTCACCGACATGGGCAAAAACTGCACAATCGTTTCTTCAGCCTATAGAGACAACGCTCACCGCGATCAGAACAAAAGCAAAAAAGTGAACAGCAATTTCTGCATTGTTTTTTCTCACTTAAAACACGATTTGCCGACATTTGCAGACAGTCTTATGACTCAACACACATATTTCTCCGTTCACTGTTTTGGGATATCGTCCTTTGGGAATCATAAATCAGTATTGCAGGAACAGTTCTTCCAGCCTTTCCTGACTTACCTCACCCGTCAGGGCCAGCCGCAGCAGAATGGCCGCCTTCTGGGGAGACAGGTTGTTCGCGGCGACTGTGTTTTCGCACAGCAGATTTCCTTTTGTGATGACGCCGTCGTCAATCCGGCTGGAAATGACGACCGGGATCTGAAGGCCTTTGATGATCTCTATCCATTCCTCGCTGAATTCGCCTGCCCCGGCTCCGGCGATCACCAGGCCGTCGGAATGCTCGGCGGCGTAGCGCAGCAGTTCAGGGTCCGCATCCACGGCAAAATAGATAATCGATACCTTCGGAAGGGTCGTAAGCCCTGACACATCAAACTCAGAGTTTGTCGTATGTTTCTGGGACGCATGCTCATACAGATAGACCTCTCCGTCCCGAACAATGCCGATGCTGCCGGTCTCTCCGGCTGAGATAGCCATCACGCTGTAGGTGCTGGTTTTTGTCATGGAACGGGCGGCGTAGATCCGATCGGAGAAAACGATCAGTACGCCTTGTCCTGCCGCTTCATCCGAAGCGGCGACACAGACGGATTCATACAGATTCATGGGGCCGTCGGCTGAGATGGAGGTTGCGGGACGCATGGAGCCGGTCAGCACCACAGGCTTGTCTGTTTTCACCGTCAGATTCAGAAAATAAGCGGTTTCCTCCATCGTGTCGGTTCCATGGGTGATCACAAAGCCCTTTACATCCGGATCTGCAGCCATTTCATTGATCGTATTGGCCAGCTCGATCCAAACTTCCGCTGTGATATCGTCGGAATTGACGTTGCAGATCTGGATCGCTTCAATTTCAGCGACATCTGCCAGCTGCGGCACCGCAGAAAGCAATTCTTCTGCCGTCAGAGAACCCGGTTTATACCCTGCGGTTTTTCCTGCTTCGCCAACTCCGGCGATGGTTCCTCCCGTCGCCAGCACAACGATCTTTGGCTTGCTTTCCAGAGAATCTTCTGCCGGTCCTGAAGTTTCGCTTACTTGATCCTGTGTCTGTTCTGCCGGGGAATCGTTTTTTTCGCCGCTGTCGTTGCTGCCGCAGGCCGCGAGGGCGAAGATCATGGATAAGGCAAGGATAAGTGCGAGCAGTTTTTTCATTTGTCATTCTCCTTTATTTATTGTTTCGCAGCGTTTTTTTGACTTCTTTGGCAAACTATTCAGGGTGATCGCTGACCGGTATGTGCGTGCTGTTCGGGAAGCAGACTGCCCGGAAAGGCGCCGCAACGTGTTCTTTATAGAACACGACCCCTGCGCCCATGGACCAGACCTTGAGCGTGATGTATTCAGCAGCTTCTACTGTTTTTTAGAGACATTACCCGGTAACGACAGCATCTGCAATATTGCCTGCTGCGAGAACCGCCGCCGCAGAACAGGCCGGGGGCACGTTTTCGTGAAAAAGGCGTCTGATGATCACTCCCACTCCACTGTTCCGGGAGGCTTGGACGTAATATCGTATACCACCCTGTTTACGTGCTCCACCTCGTTCGTGAGGCGGTTCGAGATGCGCGCGAGCACGTCGTACGGTATGCGCGCCCAGTCGGCCGTCATAAAGTCGTCTGTAGTTATTGCTCTTATCGCTATAAGGTGGTCGTACGTTCTGTGGTCGCCCATGACGCCGACGGTCTTAACGTCGGGCAGTACTGCGAAGAACTGCTTAAGCTCGCTTTCGATGCCGCTCTTTCGTATCTCATCGCGGAATACGGCGTCGGCCTCCTGCAGCACCTTTATCTTCTCCTTTGTTATCTCGCCTATAATGCGAACGCCTAGCCCCGGCCCCGGGAACGGCTGGCGCCATACGAGCTCGCGCGGGATGCCCAGCTTTTCGCCCACGGCGCGCACCTCATCCTTAAAGAGATCGCCTAGCGGCTCAATAGTGCCGTCGAATTTTATATCGGCAGGCTTCTCAACCATATTGTGATGCGTCTTTATCGTCGCGGTGCTGCCTTTTCCGGCCTCGTTGCCCTTGCCGCTCTCTATTCGGTCGGGATATATCGTACCCTGCGCGAAAAATCCGCCGTCCGCCTCCTCGCGCACCTTGTCCCAGAACACCTTGTAAAACTCACGGCCTATGATCTTTCGCTTTTCCTCGGGATCGGTGACGCCCTTCAGCTTCTCAAGAAACTGCTCCTCACAATTAACGCGCACGAATTTCATGTCGAACAGCTTCGTAAAGGTGTTTTCTACAAAATCGCCCTCGTCCTTTCGCATAAGTCCCTGATCGACGAATACGCACGTGAGCTGACTGCCCACGGCACGGCTTAAAAGCCCCGCTGCAACGGACGAATCGACGCCGCCCGAAAGTCCAAGCACTACCTTGCGGCTGCCTATCTGCGCGCGCAGCTTTTCGACCGTTGTTTCTATGAAATCGTCCATCACCCAGTCGCCTCGGCATTCGCATACGTTATAGAGGAAGTTGCGAAGTATCTCCTTACCGTATTCGCTGTGCGTGACCTCGGGATGGAACTGCACGGAATAGAGTTTTTTCTCCTCATTCTCAAAAGCCGCCGTGGGGCAGTCCGCCGAATGGGCCGACGCCTTAAAGCCCTCGGGCAGGCGGCTTACGTAATCGGTATGGCTCATCCATACGATGCTGTGAGCGGGTATCCCCCGAAACAGCAGGCTTTCCCTGTCGTCTACCGTCACGTCTATCTTGCCGTATTCGCTCTTTTCGCAGGCCGAGACCTCGCCGCCGAGCGTGTACGCCATAAGCTGGCAGCCGTAGCATATGCCAAGGATCGGCACTCCCAGCTCGAATATCTCCTTCGAGATGTGCGGCGACGAGGGGTCGTAAACGCTGTTCGGACCGCCCGTGAATATTATGCCCTTGGGGGAAAGGGCGCGTATCTCCTCAATAGGAGTTTTATAGCTTTTTATCTCGCAGTAAACGCTGTTTTCTCTTACGCGGCGCGCAATTAGCTGATTATACTGCCCGCCGAAATCGAGAACTATCACAAGCTCGTGCTTCATTTTGATCTCTCCTCTTCCCTTTATATCCTTACGGGCACGCCCGCTTCGTTCAAATATCGCTTTAGATCCATTATCTCCATCTCTTTGTAGTGAAACAGCGATGCGGCAAGCGCCGCGTCCGCTTTCGCGTCTGTTAAAGCCTCTTTAAAATGTTCCATCGTGCCGGCGCCGCCGGAGGCTATGACGGGAATGCTGACCGTTTCGGCGATCTCGCGCGTAAGCTCGATATCGTATCCCGCCTTCGTGCCGTCGCAGTCCATACTCGTAAGCAGTATCTCTCCCGCGCCGAGCTCGCAGGCGCGCTTCGCCCACTTTACGGCGTCTATGCCCGTATTCGTGCGGCCGCCGTGAACGTAAACGTCCCAGCCGCCCGCATCGCGCCGCTTTGCGTCTATCGCAACGACGACGCACTGGCTGCCGAAAATGCGCGCCGCGTCCGTTATGAGCTGCGGGTTCTTAACGGCCGTAGAGTTTATCGATATCTTGTCCGCTCCTTCTCTTAAAATATCGCGAAAATCCTCGACCGTGCGTATGCCGCCGCCCACGGTGAACGGTATGAACACCGTTTCGGCCACTCGTCGCACCATATCGAGCACTATCGAACGATTATCGCTTGAAGCCGTAATGTCGAGGAACACCAGCTCGTCCGCGCCCGCCTTGTCGTAGGCCGCGCCTATGAGCACGGGGTCGCCCGCATCTGTAAGATTAACGAAATTCACGCCCTTGACGACGCGCCCGGCGTGTACGTCAAGGCACGGTATGATACGTTTCGCGTGCATATCAAAGTTCCCCCTTTTTAAGTCCAGCAAAGTTCTTAAGCATCATAAGCCCCACGTCGGAGCTTTTCTCCGGATGGAACTGCACGGCAAAGACGTTCTTTCTCCACGCGCCCACTTTGAGCGTATCCGTATATTCCGTGCGCGCGCATACGACCCCGTCGTCCTCCGCGTCGGGATAATACGAATGAACGAAATATACGTACGGCTCGCCCGAAAGCCCCGAAAAAAGAGGGCAGGCGTCGTTTATCTTTATCGAATTCCATCCCATATGCGGTATCTTAAAGCCCGCCTTCGGCGGTATCTTTACCACCCTGCCGCGAAATACTCCGAGACCTTTTGCGCCCGGCGACTCCTCGCTCTCCTCAAAGAGGAGCTGAAGTCCGAGGCAGATGCCCAAAAACGGCACGCCCGCATCTATCGCTTTATGTATCACAGGCGGCAGTCCCGCCGCGTTCAGCTTGTTCATGGCCTCTCCGAACGAGCCCACGCCCGGCAGGATCACGTGCGAAGCCGAAAGTATCTTTTCGGGATCGCTCGTAATTTCAGACTCGAAGCCCAAATATGAAAACGCCTTCTGTACGCTCTTTAAGTTTCCGGCGCCGTAATCAATTATCGCTATCATACGTTCTCCATTCAAATTAAGATTTATATTATATTGTATCATATATCGACACATTTTGCAAAAACGGACGCCTCCAGCGTTTCCTCTGTGAAGACTGTCGGCCGTCAAGCGCCTTTCTTTTTCAAAGAGCGCTCCCGTTGACTGAGGTTGCGTCTTTTTTTCGTAAATCCCAAATACAGCGAAAGTAGCGTCAGGCTTATCAGTATCCCTCCGATTATATCGCTAAACCAATGAACGCCCGAAAGCAGTCTTCCTATCACGGTTATTGCAATGATAACGACGCAGACGATCTTAAGTACGCCGCACAGCGGCTTTCTTTTAAAGTGCCTTCCGACAAACGCCGCGGCGCTGCCCATGACGACGCAGACAAGCATCGTATGCGAGGACGGGAACGACGCCTCCGGATGCAGGGCGTCCGGCATGATTATGGGTCTGTAATTAACGATCACGGCTTCAAACAGGATATAGACGCATATCACCAAAACGTAAAGTCCGTAAAGAGCAAGAAGGTCCTTGTTGATTTTGGCGACACTCTTTTTTTTGATGAACTGAAGTACTCCCGCCAATACGAAAAGAAGCGCAATCAAGATAGCTAAAACGCCAAGCCCCTGTGTGACTTTGTACCACGTCATGTTTACTCCGAGCGAATCAAAGATATACTGATTCAAGTGCGACAGTCCTATGCTCGTATTCTCCGGACCGATCGCCTGCACGTCAACGGCGCGAACAAGAATTATCCATATTACCGTGAGTACGCCGAAGACGACCGCCGCAATATACCTGCCTTTGTTTTTCATAAGAATTATCCTTTCAAAAATTATTTTCCAAAAAACCGTATTCGTCCCAAATCAGATCTATTTAGTTCCCCTTCGAACTATGCAGGGACAAACGTCCGCGCGTCCTTTGAAGGCTCAGATAAGATCTGCCGCTTTGCCGTATGGGGCGAAGCGCGCCGCGTATTTTATCATACACGTATTATTGTAAATCATTTGGCCGTCATTTTCAAACCCCTGCGGAAATCAAACAGAGAAACCGAGGCGGCTTTTTTAAGCCTCCTCGGTCTGTTTGTTTTTTTGGGGGACTTTTGCTTAAAGCGCCGCCTGCTGCACGTCCCTCTCTGCCTTTTTGAGTTCCTCCAGCGTCAGTCCTTCCAGCGAATTGATCCATCCTCTTTTCGGCACACTTTTCCCCCCGATGTATGTATAGCCAAAACAAGACCCGGATTACACAAACGTCTTGACACTGCGCAGGGGATAAAAGGATCCGCACCTTCTTTGTGCAGTCGCTGCAAACCATATTCCCATCCTTGAGCGTAATATCCTTCCGGCCAGCGAAGATACCCTCGGTCTCACGGGCAGCATCACATCAAAATCGCGGCGCCGCTGCCGGCGATAAAACCATATTCAATGGGCTGCGCCGCCGATCGGTCATAGGGCTCCATGTCATTGAGCTCCTGATCGTCCAACCGGCGAGAAATTTTGACCGCCGTCCCCTCCGGTGATATGCCTGCTCCTTTGCCTCCGCGATCCCGATCACCTCGCCGCAGCTTGCGCAGCGGTAGGTCTGCCAGATGATGTCAAAGCCTGCGGGAGCGCCGCATTTTTTGCAATAAACGAGAAGAGGAGTACTCTTTCTTCTGTCATGGCGTGTTTTACCTCTTTTCCGTCAACCGGATAGGGATCAGCCCACGGTCTTGGAGAAGAGGTCGGTAAGCGGCGTAAAGGTCGTCTTATCCAGGACGAAAACGGAAATGCGCTTCGCGCCAAGGCCCAGCTCTGTCTCAAATTTGCCGGTTTTGTCAGGTGTGGTGATGATGACGCGCAGCAGCTTGCCGCTCTGATCATAGGCGGCAATGCAGAGCCGGACGTCGGCGGCGTCGCCGCTGTATTCGGTCAGGCTGATTTGCAGCGTGCCGTCCTCATAGCTCACTTCTCCCACCTCGGGGAAGGGCGGCATATAATCCTCATAGGGCAGGGCCTCCGTTCGAGTCTCCCCGCAGATCGAGCAGGTGTAGGTCATTATACCGTCCGTGCTTCGTGTGGGGATCTTCGTGGCGGTCCCCTCGTCCCAGTCATGGGGGAACCACATGCTCTCGCCGCAGTCAATGCAGACGGCGGAGTGGGTATTCGGACCGTCGGATGTCCAATCGCAGAAGTCATGGATATGCTCAATGGGTTCGCTTGGGTCGCCCTGCGCCGGCATCACATTGAAGGTGATCTCAACGTCGCAGCTGTTGTGCTTTTCCCCGGTGTCGGCGTCGACGATAGCATAGCGGAGCGTAGCCTTGTAGACCCCAGGATCTGCAAAGACCTGTCCGCAGAAGCCGTCGTGCAGGAATTTGAGCCCATACGGGAGGGAGCCTTTCGCCAATTCCACGCTGCCGATCTCGTGCGTATGACCCAGCACCGAAGAATGCGCAGAGGGACAGATGAACCTGCTGACCCTGAACTGTCCGTTCAGCGGGCTGTAAAGGCCCTGATAGACCGTAAACGAAGTCTGATTGAGGACGACCGTATCGTCCTCTTCGACATAATCGCCTCGGCCCTCGTATTTGTGGGTGTCCACGAGCAAAGCTTCCTTGCCGTCCGCAGAAACGAGCGCAACGTCCATGTAACTGCCGTCCATGTTCCAGGTCATCGTTTCGTCGAATGTCGCCCCGTACTTTGCTTCAACAGTTATGGTGTAGTACGACTCCGCAGTGATATGTCCCCCGGCGTCCAGGTTGGCCCACTCGACGTCGGTCACTCCGACCCGTATATCGTTCGTCCGTATCGTGCTTGCCTCAGGCGGCAGATCACCCACATAGCGGTCCTTCATGCCTGTCAGCGAGACGTCATAGACCCAGCCGGCTGACTCCAAAACATCTAGATCTACTTTGCCGCTTCCGAACGGCATATCCTCCAGACCGCACCTGCACTCGTACATGCCGGCATCTGTCTTGGTAACGTTTTTTATCCTTAATCCCAGGCCGCCGCCCCAGTAGGCAACCGCCTCGTAATGCGTTCCGTCCATCGTCAGCTTTTCGCCGTCCTTATACCAGGCATACATGCCCGCCTGCCCGTAGTCCCAGCCGTAAAAGGGCTGCCCTCTGTCTTCCTGGCCGTTATGCCAAAGAACGATCTCCGTATCGTAGCCCTGGACCGCAAACTGGTCATTCGTTTGGTCGTACCCCAACTCAAAGGCCGGCATATAGGCCACTTCCGCCTCATTCGTAGGTATATAGGTGTAGGTATCGTGAACAGCGCTGTAATAATACGGATTTGTAAACTGGCAGCGGTACGTCGCCTCATATTCCACCGGCACGGTCAGCGTGGCCTTGCCGTTTTGGAAGGTCGTGGGCTTAAGCTTTCTGTAATAGGGCGCGGTCATCTCCCAGTAAGCGTCCGTCGCGTTTGCGGCCTCCGCCGTGAGTGTCACCTGTCCGCCCTTGCGGCCCGCCACATACCTTACCGTGTCCGGCTGCTTTGTGATCGTGATCGGCCGGTGACTTGTAGCGTTGAAAAGATTGCAGCATACCGTCCTGGGCTCGTAGCGGCAGGCGCCCTCGTACTGCTCGATGACCGTCGCGAAGACGGCATAGGTCTTGCCCTCTTCGAATTGTTCCGACAGGCCCGGCATCACTTCGCAAAGATCCACCGCGGCATTGACCGGAGCGTTGCAGTGACCGAGCACCGTCATGGTCTCGAACTCATATACGTCATAGAAACACCAGACGTACACCTCTTTGTTCCGGGCCTCGGCGGCCTCCCCGAAAAGCGGCGTATAATTGGTCTTCACAACGACGCTGTCGGTATTGAGTGTCGGTTGGAAATGCCCGGGGTCGGCCATAAAATCGATATCCGCCTCGTGCGACACCGGCTTGACCATCATGAAGGTCTCCTGACCGGGGGACACAAGCGCATTCCAGAGATCGAAGCCATCCCCCTTGACGATGCTGTTGGGCACCATCCAATGGCGTGGCGGATTGGGGTCCATGAAAGATACGCTCACCTGATCGTAGTTGAAATCCTCCTTGCCGAAACCAAGGGCGCCTGCCTTCCCATAGTGATAGACGTAGGGATAGCCTTCAATACCCGTGCTGCGGCCTTCGTAAACGACGTCGTTCGCGTGGATGCAGAAAACGCCGGAAAAGATGGTAAGCTCCGCATCCTGCAACACGCTGAGACAGTCGGCGCCTCCCCGGGCATCCAGGTTGGCCTCTACGATCTGAACAGTCCCACGGCCTGCCCAAATGACCTCACGATACTCGCCCCTGCCCAGGAGCACGCCGCCGTTTAGCCTCAGAGCGCCGGAACGCACAATGATCGCGTCGCCGTTCACGGATTTGGTTACGTTGCCCGTGTAGGACTTGTTCTGATTGATCCAGTGTTCGTTGAGTCCGTGCGTCTCCCGAGGGTGGGCGTTGGTGATCCACTGCTTTTTGGAGCGGCCCGCCTCCAGAGTGCCCCCATTGATCGTCAGGTTTCCGCCGTTCACCTCAAAGAGGTGGCGGGTCATGTCGGTGGCGAAATAATAGATCTCGTTGCTGTAGTCCTCCACGTCGAAAATATAGCCCTCATAGTGGATGTAGCCCGCCTGGCCGGTGGAATCGTTGATGGTGAGGGACGTCCCCTCGTCGATGCGGAACATGGTGGACGTGCCTTCGTATATATTGGGATAGTCTACGACGATAGAAAACCCGTTCAGATCCACCTTTTTCGTGCCGCTGCCGACGATCAGCCAGTAGGGCAGCTTGTAACCGTAATCGTCATTGCGCTCTCCCGTCGGACAGGCGACCACTTCCCCACTCGGGTCGTAGTATTTCGGGATCGAGTGTTCGATGGCCATGAACCATGGGAACAGGATCTCCGCCCATAAGGGCAGGTCGCCTCCCCAGGACTGGACCCAGCCGTGCTGCTCGAAGAGATGGGTGGTCAGCCGGATAT
Protein-coding regions in this window:
- a CDS encoding asparaginase, with product MIFALAACGSNDSGEKNDSPAEQTQDQVSETSGPAEDSLESKPKIVVLATGGTIAGVGEAGKTAGYKPGSLTAEELLSAVPQLADVAEIEAIQICNVNSDDITAEVWIELANTINEMAADPDVKGFVITHGTDTMEETAYFLNLTVKTDKPVVLTGSMRPATSISADGPMNLYESVCVAASDEAAGQGVLIVFSDRIYAARSMTKTSTYSVMAISAGETGSIGIVRDGEVYLYEHASQKHTTNSEFDVSGLTTLPKVSIIYFAVDADPELLRYAAEHSDGLVIAGAGAGEFSEEWIEIIKGLQIPVVISSRIDDGVITKGNLLCENTVAANNLSPQKAAILLRLALTGEVSQERLEELFLQY
- the guaA gene encoding glutamine-hydrolyzing GMP synthase, producing the protein MKHELVIVLDFGGQYNQLIARRVRENSVYCEIKSYKTPIEEIRALSPKGIIFTGGPNSVYDPSSPHISKEIFELGVPILGICYGCQLMAYTLGGEVSACEKSEYGKIDVTVDDRESLLFRGIPAHSIVWMSHTDYVSRLPEGFKASAHSADCPTAAFENEEKKLYSVQFHPEVTHSEYGKEILRNFLYNVCECRGDWVMDDFIETTVEKLRAQIGSRKVVLGLSGGVDSSVAAGLLSRAVGSQLTCVFVDQGLMRKDEGDFVENTFTKLFDMKFVRVNCEEQFLEKLKGVTDPEEKRKIIGREFYKVFWDKVREEADGGFFAQGTIYPDRIESGKGNEAGKGSTATIKTHHNMVEKPADIKFDGTIEPLGDLFKDEVRAVGEKLGIPRELVWRQPFPGPGLGVRIIGEITKEKIKVLQEADAVFRDEIRKSGIESELKQFFAVLPDVKTVGVMGDHRTYDHLIAIRAITTDDFMTADWARIPYDVLARISNRLTNEVEHVNRVVYDITSKPPGTVEWE
- the hisF gene encoding imidazole glycerol phosphate synthase subunit HisF, with translation MHAKRIIPCLDVHAGRVVKGVNFVNLTDAGDPVLIGAAYDKAGADELVFLDITASSDNRSIVLDMVRRVAETVFIPFTVGGGIRTVEDFRDILREGADKISINSTAVKNPQLITDAARIFGSQCVVVAIDAKRRDAGGWDVYVHGGRTNTGIDAVKWAKRACELGAGEILLTSMDCDGTKAGYDIELTREIAETVSIPVIASGGAGTMEHFKEALTDAKADAALAASLFHYKEMEIMDLKRYLNEAGVPVRI
- the hisH gene encoding imidazole glycerol phosphate synthase subunit HisH, with the translated sequence MIAIIDYGAGNLKSVQKAFSYLGFESEITSDPEKILSASHVILPGVGSFGEAMNKLNAAGLPPVIHKAIDAGVPFLGICLGLQLLFEESEESPGAKGLGVFRGRVVKIPPKAGFKIPHMGWNSIKINDACPLFSGLSGEPYVYFVHSYYPDAEDDGVVCARTEYTDTLKVGAWRKNVFAVQFHPEKSSDVGLMMLKNFAGLKKGEL
- a CDS encoding phosphatase PAP2 family protein, with the translated sequence MKNKGRYIAAVVFGVLTVIWIILVRAVDVQAIGPENTSIGLSHLNQYIFDSLGVNMTWYKVTQGLGVLAILIALLFVLAGVLQFIKKKSVAKINKDLLALYGLYVLVICVYILFEAVIVNYRPIIMPDALHPEASFPSSHTMLVCVVMGSAAAFVGRHFKRKPLCGVLKIVCVVIIAITVIGRLLSGVHWFSDIIGGILISLTLLSLYLGFTKKRRNLSQRERSLKKKGA
- a CDS encoding immunoglobulin domain-containing protein, with the protein product MMVKPVSHEADIDFMADPGHFQPTLNTDSVVVKTNYTPLFGEAAEARNKEVYVWCFYDVYEFETMTVLGHCNAPVNAAVDLCEVMPGLSEQFEEGKTYAVFATVIEQYEGACRYEPRTVCCNLFNATSHRPITITKQPDTVRYVAGRKGGQVTLTAEAANATDAYWEMTAPYYRKLKPTTFQNGKATLTVPVEYEATYRCQFTNPYYYSAVHDTYTYIPTNEAEVAYMPAFELGYDQTNDQFAVQGYDTEIVLWHNGQEDRGQPFYGWDYGQAGMYAWYKDGEKLTMDGTHYEAVAYWGGGLGLRIKNVTKTDAGMYECRCGLEDMPFGSGKVDLDVLESAGWVYDVSLTGMKDRYVGDLPPEASTIRTNDIRVGVTDVEWANLDAGGHITAESYYTITVEAKYGATFDETMTWNMDGSYMDVALVSADGKEALLVDTHKYEGRGDYVEEDDTVVLNQTSFTVYQGLYSPLNGQFRVSRFICPSAHSSVLGHTHEIGSVELAKGSLPYGLKFLHDGFCGQVFADPGVYKATLRYAIVDADTGEKHNSCDVEITFNVMPAQGDPSEPIEHIHDFCDWTSDGPNTHSAVCIDCGESMWFPHDWDEGTATKIPTRSTDGIMTYTCSICGETRTEALPYEDYMPPFPEVGEVSYEDGTLQISLTEYSGDAADVRLCIAAYDQSGKLLRVIITTPDKTGKFETELGLGAKRISVFVLDKTTFTPLTDLFSKTVG